A region from the Natronorubrum halophilum genome encodes:
- a CDS encoding NAD(P)/FAD-dependent oxidoreductase has product MGVVALRMDIVIVGGGIIGTAIAARLGETEHDVTLLERARIGDETTAASAGVLMQSGIAPTSFDARFRKRSESAYRRLFDRGPLEADRIGTLYVAETTAFADRLEESAATLREHGVEASFLVAAELPQLGVEPDGAVGGLYTPNDRVCDPTAVATWFAACARRGGVDVRTGVTVTGVSTRERDGTASVSAVETDEGTLPADRVVNATGPWAPELNETVGVSLPLSHTLGPMVALEGSDPVACPMTIFESKRYVRPAGADGTGAWVGEYRTEYVAGQRYAPSECSVPTEFRETATRVGTRVPALEGATVVDEWVGLRTVTPDGRPIVGETSVGGYVVACGMTGQGVTLAPAVADVVAGVLEGSGDDDARTVLSPDRF; this is encoded by the coding sequence ATGGGCGTGGTAGCACTACGCATGGATATCGTCATCGTTGGTGGCGGGATCATCGGCACGGCGATCGCCGCACGTCTCGGCGAGACCGAGCACGACGTCACCCTTCTCGAGCGCGCACGGATCGGGGACGAAACGACGGCGGCCTCCGCGGGCGTGTTGATGCAGTCCGGAATCGCGCCGACGTCGTTCGACGCGCGATTCAGGAAACGATCGGAATCCGCCTACCGCCGACTGTTCGACCGCGGACCGCTCGAGGCGGACCGGATCGGGACGCTCTACGTCGCCGAAACGACCGCGTTCGCGGACCGACTCGAGGAATCCGCGGCGACCCTTCGGGAACACGGGGTCGAAGCGTCGTTTCTGGTCGCGGCGGAGCTCCCGCAACTCGGCGTCGAGCCGGACGGGGCCGTGGGCGGGCTCTACACGCCGAACGACCGGGTTTGCGACCCGACGGCGGTCGCGACCTGGTTTGCGGCGTGCGCTCGGCGCGGCGGCGTCGACGTGCGAACCGGGGTGACGGTAACCGGCGTCAGTACGCGCGAGCGCGACGGAACCGCCTCCGTCTCCGCCGTCGAAACCGACGAAGGGACACTACCGGCGGATCGGGTCGTCAACGCGACCGGTCCGTGGGCTCCGGAGTTGAACGAGACGGTCGGCGTCTCCCTCCCGCTCAGCCACACGCTGGGGCCGATGGTCGCGCTCGAGGGATCCGACCCCGTCGCGTGCCCGATGACGATCTTCGAGTCCAAGCGCTACGTTCGTCCCGCAGGAGCCGACGGAACCGGAGCGTGGGTCGGCGAGTACCGAACGGAGTACGTCGCGGGGCAACGCTACGCGCCGAGCGAGTGCTCCGTTCCGACGGAGTTCCGCGAGACGGCGACTCGCGTCGGAACACGCGTTCCCGCCCTCGAGGGCGCGACGGTCGTCGACGAGTGGGTCGGACTCAGAACGGTCACGCCGGACGGTCGGCCGATCGTCGGCGAGACGAGCGTCGGTGGGTACGTCGTCGCGTGCGGAATGACCGGGCAGGGTGTCACGCTCGCGCCGGCCGTCGCGGACGTCGTCGCCGGCGTGCTCGAGGGATCCGGCGACGACGATGCTCGAACGGTTCTCTCGCCCGATCGCTTCTAA
- a CDS encoding HalX domain-containing protein, with protein sequence MATDTPLVLIVEDESDLANLYAAWLEGTCDVETAYDGEKALENIDDAVDVVLLDRRMPGLSGDTVLPTIRDRELDCRVAMVTAVDPDFDIVEMGFDDYLVKPISKDELVRVVDQLLLRSSYNEQLQEFFALASKKALLDAEKTEAERKSSEEYARLRDRLAVLRVQVDETMEELLARDGYRQLCRDITRNSILQESD encoded by the coding sequence ATGGCCACTGACACACCGCTGGTCCTGATCGTCGAAGACGAGTCGGATCTCGCGAACCTGTACGCCGCCTGGCTCGAGGGAACCTGTGACGTCGAGACGGCGTACGATGGCGAGAAGGCACTCGAGAATATCGACGACGCGGTCGACGTCGTCCTCCTCGATCGTCGGATGCCGGGGCTGTCCGGCGACACCGTTCTGCCGACCATTCGAGACCGGGAACTCGATTGCCGAGTCGCGATGGTAACCGCCGTCGACCCCGATTTCGATATCGTCGAGATGGGGTTCGACGACTACCTCGTCAAACCCATCTCGAAGGACGAACTGGTCCGGGTCGTCGACCAGTTGCTGTTGCGCTCGAGCTACAACGAGCAACTCCAGGAGTTCTTCGCACTCGCTTCGAAGAAAGCCCTGCTGGATGCCGAGAAGACCGAAGCCGAACGCAAGTCCAGCGAGGAGTACGCCCGATTGCGGGACCGACTCGCGGTACTCCGCGTCCAGGTCGACGAAACGATGGAGGAACTGCTCGCACGGGACGGATACCGACAGCTCTGTCGGGATATCACCAGAAATTCGATTCTTCAGGAATCCGATTGA
- the purL gene encoding phosphoribosylformylglycinamidine synthase subunit PurL, translating to MSLADSDRELVVEELGREPSPAEAALFENLWSEHCAYRSSRPLLSAFESEDEQVVIGPGDDAAVVALPESEDDETGEDGASTYITMGIESHNHPSYVDPFDGAATGVGGIVRDTLSMGAYPIALADSLYFGEFDDEHSKYLFEGVVEGISHYGNCIGVPTVAGSVDFHPDYEGNPLVNVACVGLTDEERLVTAVAQEAGNKLVLVGNGTGRDGLGGASFASEDLAEDAETEDRPAVQVGDPYAEKLLIEANEELVAEGLIESARDLGAAGLGGASSELVAKGGLGAHIELERVHQREPNMNALEILLAESQERMCYEVEPENVERVREIAERFDLGCSVIGEVTAGNYTCTFNGETVVDVDAFFLGEGAPMNDLASEAPTQPGTDLPDVGLEAAFDAVVSSPNTASKRWVYRQYDHEVGVRTSVGPGDDAAIIAVREANQGLAISAGAAPNWTAAAPYEGARAIALENATNIAAKGATPLAAVDCLNGGNPEKPEVYGGFKGIVDGLADMCETLSAPVVGGNVSLYNDSVAGPIPPTPTLAMVGSKDGYDAPSLSVESDGTLLLVGDVGLEDDELRLGGSEYLARSGGSDRFPALPNEPAAVVKALAGVANAESTLAVHDVSHGGLAVALAEMVTDDAGLDVSIPVSESERETAAAAALFHEQPGRALIQTESPAAVVEAFDGVAPVVELGAATADGTLEIGIGDRTIATDAAGIRERRATIERELE from the coding sequence ATGAGTCTTGCCGATTCGGACCGCGAACTCGTCGTCGAAGAACTGGGGCGAGAGCCGTCCCCGGCCGAGGCGGCGCTGTTCGAGAACCTCTGGAGCGAACACTGCGCGTACCGCTCCTCGAGACCGCTGCTCTCGGCCTTCGAAAGCGAGGACGAGCAGGTCGTCATCGGGCCGGGTGACGACGCCGCAGTCGTCGCGTTGCCCGAGAGCGAAGACGACGAGACGGGCGAGGACGGGGCGAGCACGTACATTACGATGGGGATCGAGAGCCACAACCACCCCTCCTACGTGGATCCCTTCGACGGAGCCGCGACGGGCGTCGGGGGAATCGTTCGGGACACCCTCTCGATGGGCGCGTACCCGATCGCGCTAGCGGACTCGCTGTACTTCGGCGAGTTCGACGACGAGCACTCGAAGTACCTCTTCGAGGGCGTCGTCGAGGGGATCAGCCACTACGGTAACTGTATCGGCGTCCCCACGGTCGCAGGGAGCGTCGACTTCCACCCCGACTACGAGGGGAATCCGTTGGTCAACGTCGCCTGCGTCGGCCTGACCGACGAGGAACGGCTCGTCACGGCCGTCGCACAGGAAGCCGGCAACAAGCTGGTGCTCGTCGGCAACGGAACCGGTCGCGACGGACTGGGCGGCGCGAGCTTCGCCAGCGAGGATCTGGCCGAAGACGCCGAAACCGAAGACCGACCCGCGGTTCAGGTCGGCGACCCGTACGCCGAGAAGCTGCTCATCGAGGCCAACGAGGAACTCGTCGCGGAGGGACTCATCGAGTCCGCCCGCGACCTCGGAGCCGCGGGCCTCGGTGGTGCCTCGAGCGAACTGGTCGCCAAAGGCGGTCTCGGCGCACACATCGAACTCGAGCGGGTCCACCAGCGCGAGCCGAACATGAACGCCCTCGAGATCCTGCTGGCCGAGTCCCAGGAGCGGATGTGTTACGAGGTCGAACCGGAGAACGTCGAGCGCGTGCGCGAGATCGCCGAGCGGTTCGATCTGGGCTGTTCGGTTATCGGCGAAGTCACGGCGGGGAACTACACCTGTACGTTTAACGGGGAGACCGTCGTCGACGTCGACGCCTTCTTCCTCGGGGAGGGCGCGCCGATGAACGACCTCGCGAGCGAGGCACCGACCCAGCCCGGCACCGACCTTCCCGACGTCGGTCTCGAGGCGGCGTTCGACGCCGTGGTCTCGAGTCCGAACACCGCCTCGAAGCGGTGGGTCTACCGGCAGTACGACCACGAGGTCGGCGTGCGAACGAGCGTCGGACCGGGCGACGACGCCGCGATTATTGCGGTTCGCGAAGCGAACCAGGGGCTCGCGATCTCCGCCGGCGCGGCACCGAACTGGACGGCTGCCGCGCCCTACGAAGGTGCGCGGGCGATCGCCCTCGAGAACGCGACGAACATCGCGGCCAAGGGAGCGACGCCGCTCGCCGCCGTCGACTGTCTCAACGGCGGCAACCCGGAGAAGCCGGAGGTCTACGGCGGCTTCAAAGGAATCGTCGACGGCCTCGCGGATATGTGTGAAACGCTGTCGGCTCCGGTCGTCGGCGGGAACGTCTCGCTGTACAACGACTCCGTCGCCGGCCCGATTCCGCCGACGCCGACGCTCGCGATGGTCGGATCGAAAGACGGCTACGACGCGCCGTCGTTGTCGGTCGAGTCCGACGGCACACTGTTGCTGGTCGGCGACGTGGGGCTCGAGGACGACGAGCTCCGCCTCGGCGGCTCCGAGTACCTCGCTCGCTCCGGTGGCAGCGATCGGTTCCCGGCCCTGCCGAACGAACCCGCTGCCGTCGTCAAGGCGCTCGCCGGCGTCGCGAACGCGGAGTCGACGCTCGCAGTTCACGACGTTAGCCACGGGGGTCTCGCCGTCGCCCTCGCCGAGATGGTTACCGACGACGCCGGACTCGACGTTTCGATTCCGGTCTCCGAATCGGAACGCGAGACGGCCGCTGCAGCCGCGCTCTTCCACGAACAGCCGGGTAGAGCGCTGATCCAGACCGAGTCGCCGGCGGCCGTCGTCGAGGCGTTCGACGGCGTCGCTCCGGTCGTCGAACTCGGCGCGGCGACCGCGGACGGGACCCTCGAGATCGGAATCGGCGATCGGACGATCGCGACCGACGCGGCTGGGATTCGAGAGCGACGCGCGACGATCGAGCGCGAACTCGAGTGA
- a CDS encoding GNAT family N-acetyltransferase yields the protein MAYYRPIPDERDLFYEYCSYAFTPENGLPAYDPDEHELPRDTLGSRRGLYASGAADDADPRCVCRHYWLEARVRGDALRTAGLASVATPPEYRHGGYVRQLLARSLAEYRDQDVRFSVLWPFRYRFYRRYGWDTCNRIVTHECEPTVLSFATEAADAPGSAGAGETELGSFRRLEADEYEALEPVYAAHVNRYGLALERDEEWWRHRVFEGHDRDPFVYAYERDGRARGYLVYTIDGEAGDRTMDVSELAATDHDALLALLSFCHRHASQVQRVRLRVPADVPLRDIARDPDEIDTAVADGPMVRVVDVAETLSALSYPDLEASLTIAVEDPLAEWNDGAFRLAVSDDRVTCERLTGDATPDVTLEIGALSQLVVGARSAATLERTGGLETTGSDAIETLSRLFPETGVYLGDRF from the coding sequence ATGGCGTACTACCGTCCCATCCCGGACGAGCGGGACCTCTTCTACGAGTACTGCAGCTACGCGTTCACGCCGGAGAACGGGCTGCCGGCGTACGACCCCGACGAACACGAACTGCCGCGGGACACCCTCGGCTCCCGGCGCGGCCTGTACGCGTCCGGCGCTGCCGACGACGCGGACCCGCGCTGTGTCTGTCGACACTACTGGCTCGAGGCTCGCGTTCGCGGCGACGCCCTTCGGACCGCCGGACTCGCGTCGGTTGCGACGCCGCCCGAGTACCGTCACGGCGGCTACGTCAGGCAACTGCTCGCCCGCTCCCTCGCGGAGTACCGCGACCAAGACGTCCGGTTCTCGGTGCTGTGGCCGTTCCGGTACCGGTTCTACCGACGGTACGGCTGGGACACGTGCAACCGGATCGTCACCCACGAGTGCGAGCCGACGGTGCTGTCGTTCGCGACCGAGGCGGCGGACGCACCCGGCAGCGCTGGTGCCGGCGAAACCGAACTGGGATCCTTCCGCCGACTCGAGGCCGACGAGTACGAGGCGCTCGAGCCGGTCTACGCGGCCCACGTCAACCGGTACGGCCTCGCCCTCGAGCGCGACGAGGAGTGGTGGCGCCACCGCGTGTTCGAAGGTCACGACCGCGACCCGTTCGTGTACGCGTACGAGCGCGACGGGCGGGCGCGGGGCTATCTCGTCTACACGATCGACGGCGAGGCGGGCGATCGAACGATGGACGTCTCCGAACTGGCGGCTACGGATCACGACGCGCTCCTGGCGCTGCTCTCGTTCTGTCACAGACACGCGTCGCAGGTCCAGCGCGTTCGTCTTCGCGTGCCCGCCGACGTCCCGCTTCGAGACATCGCTCGAGATCCCGACGAGATCGACACCGCGGTCGCGGACGGACCGATGGTCCGCGTCGTCGACGTGGCCGAGACGCTGTCCGCGCTTTCGTATCCGGATCTCGAGGCGAGCCTGACGATCGCCGTCGAGGATCCGCTCGCCGAGTGGAACGACGGCGCGTTCCGACTCGCGGTTTCGGACGACCGAGTCACCTGCGAGCGCCTCACTGGCGACGCGACACCCGACGTCACCCTCGAGATCGGCGCGCTCTCGCAACTCGTCGTCGGCGCGCGGTCGGCGGCAACGCTCGAGCGAACGGGCGGGCTCGAGACGACGGGTTCGGACGCGATCGAGACGCTCTCGAGGCTCTTTCCGGAGACCGGCGTCTATCTCGGCGATCGGTTCTGA
- a CDS encoding cation:proton antiporter domain-containing protein: protein MGPLDVALALLGGLLLVLNLSSSLLTERVPILSQPFIATAFGVAVGPAGLGLLTLSTWGDPIVILEHVARVTVGFAVVGIALRIPLGYVRDRAGTLAVVLGPGMLAMWGASAAIVALFLDVRIWTALLIGAIVTPTDPVIANTIVTGSFAEERIPERIRRVLSAEAGANDGLAYPIVMLAILALQTPLEGALTRWLVDAVLVGVVVAVVFGAVSGAAIGYLEREAERHGFLDEPSVLTVTVALTVTVLGVGAILGTSDVLAAFVAGLLYNHFANPRDEAVESEVQDAIKRLLTIPAFVVFGAALPWTDWFALGAGGLTVAVAILLFRRLPAWLVLGRFVRPLRSRSDALFAGWFGPIGVAALLYATVSVRETGSDIGWVVASLVIAASIVAHGATATPLTNVYGR from the coding sequence ATGGGACCGCTGGACGTCGCGCTGGCGCTGCTCGGTGGGTTGCTCCTCGTCTTGAACCTCTCGAGCAGCCTCCTGACCGAGCGCGTCCCGATACTCTCCCAACCGTTCATCGCGACCGCGTTCGGCGTCGCCGTCGGCCCCGCGGGGCTCGGCCTCCTGACGCTCTCGACGTGGGGCGATCCGATCGTGATCCTCGAGCACGTCGCGCGAGTGACCGTCGGCTTCGCCGTCGTCGGGATCGCGTTGCGGATCCCGCTCGGCTACGTCCGCGACCGGGCCGGCACGCTCGCCGTCGTCCTCGGTCCGGGAATGCTCGCGATGTGGGGCGCGAGCGCCGCAATCGTCGCGCTCTTCCTCGACGTTCGGATCTGGACGGCGTTGCTGATCGGCGCGATCGTCACGCCGACGGACCCGGTGATCGCCAACACCATCGTTACCGGCTCGTTCGCGGAAGAACGGATCCCTGAACGGATCAGACGAGTGCTGTCGGCCGAAGCCGGTGCAAACGACGGACTCGCGTACCCGATCGTCATGCTCGCTATTCTCGCGCTACAGACTCCGCTCGAGGGAGCGCTCACGCGGTGGCTCGTCGATGCCGTACTGGTCGGTGTCGTCGTCGCCGTCGTCTTCGGGGCGGTCAGCGGAGCGGCCATCGGCTACCTAGAGCGGGAAGCCGAGCGCCACGGATTCCTCGACGAGCCGTCGGTGCTGACGGTGACGGTGGCGTTGACCGTGACGGTGCTCGGTGTCGGCGCGATCCTCGGGACGAGCGACGTCCTCGCCGCGTTCGTCGCGGGGTTGCTCTACAACCACTTCGCGAATCCTCGAGACGAAGCCGTCGAGAGCGAGGTTCAGGACGCGATCAAACGGCTGCTGACGATTCCGGCGTTCGTCGTCTTCGGCGCTGCGCTCCCGTGGACCGACTGGTTCGCACTCGGCGCCGGCGGACTCACGGTCGCAGTCGCGATCCTTCTCTTCCGGCGGCTCCCCGCGTGGCTCGTCCTGGGACGGTTCGTCCGACCGCTTCGGAGCCGAAGCGACGCGCTGTTCGCCGGCTGGTTCGGCCCGATCGGCGTCGCGGCGCTCCTGTACGCGACGGTCTCCGTTCGCGAGACCGGCTCCGACATCGGCTGGGTTGTCGCCAGCCTGGTGATCGCGGCGTCGATCGTCGCCCACGGCGCGACCGCGACGCCGCTGACGAACGTCTACGGGCGATAG
- a CDS encoding NAD(P)/FAD-dependent oxidoreductase, whose protein sequence is MTVIVIGGGIVGLASAYELAARDIDVVVCEQGSIGNGSTERAAGGIRAQFSTPVNVDLSLASMRTWEAFEERFGTDIDYRRTGYLFLARSEDTAERLETTVAMQNERGVPSEVLEPETAHARCPGIDPERFVAATYSPTDGFADPHLALQGYARAAADAGVDVRTKTPVVDVLRERSVANGSDDDGRVTGVETPDGRLEAEFVVNAAGPWAGEIAATADVPLPIAPKRRQIAIVEPERPAPETDPFAIDLEGGSYFRPDRDGDALVGGHFGESNPDADPDAYARSMDFEWAVDALESVSEWATYFGPESAIKRGWAGLYAVTPDDSAIVEETVPGFVTAAGFSGHGFQHAPATGKLVAELVTEGEASLVDIESLSSDRFDRSVERAERNVV, encoded by the coding sequence ATGACCGTTATCGTGATCGGCGGCGGCATCGTCGGCCTGGCGAGCGCGTACGAACTCGCCGCTCGCGATATCGATGTCGTCGTCTGCGAGCAGGGGTCGATCGGTAACGGCAGCACCGAGCGGGCCGCGGGCGGGATCCGTGCGCAGTTCTCGACGCCGGTCAACGTCGACCTCTCCCTCGCGAGCATGCGCACCTGGGAGGCCTTCGAGGAGCGCTTTGGAACCGATATCGACTACCGGCGGACGGGGTATCTCTTTCTCGCCCGGAGCGAGGACACGGCCGAACGGCTCGAGACGACGGTCGCTATGCAGAACGAACGCGGCGTCCCGAGCGAGGTTCTCGAGCCCGAAACGGCACACGCGCGCTGTCCGGGGATCGACCCCGAGCGGTTCGTCGCAGCGACGTACTCGCCGACGGACGGCTTCGCCGACCCGCACCTTGCGTTGCAGGGGTACGCGCGGGCGGCGGCCGATGCGGGCGTCGACGTGCGGACGAAGACGCCGGTTGTAGACGTGCTTCGGGAGCGTTCCGTTGCCAACGGCAGCGATGACGACGGCCGAGTGACCGGTGTCGAGACGCCCGACGGCCGACTCGAGGCCGAGTTCGTCGTCAACGCGGCGGGGCCGTGGGCGGGCGAAATCGCAGCCACGGCAGACGTCCCGCTGCCGATCGCTCCGAAACGCCGCCAGATCGCCATCGTCGAACCGGAACGACCGGCGCCCGAGACCGACCCGTTCGCGATCGACCTCGAGGGCGGTTCGTACTTTCGGCCGGACCGGGACGGCGACGCCCTGGTCGGCGGTCACTTCGGCGAGTCGAACCCTGACGCCGATCCCGACGCCTACGCGCGCTCGATGGACTTCGAGTGGGCCGTCGACGCCCTCGAGTCGGTCTCCGAGTGGGCGACCTATTTCGGACCCGAATCGGCCATCAAGCGCGGCTGGGCGGGGCTCTACGCGGTGACGCCGGACGACAGCGCGATCGTCGAGGAGACGGTCCCCGGCTTCGTTACCGCGGCCGGCTTCTCGGGCCACGGCTTTCAGCACGCGCCCGCGACGGGGAAACTCGTCGCCGAACTGGTCACCGAGGGCGAGGCGTCGCTGGTCGACATCGAGTCGCTCTCGAGCGATCGGTTCGACCGGAGCGTCGAACGGGCGGAGCGAAACGTCGTCTGA
- a CDS encoding sensor histidine kinase — protein MTLRSLPILDRVTDAFFALDTDFRFTYLNARAETLLKRSREDLIGRVMWDEFPQTVETQFPDGFHRAMDEQVPVSFEIYHARLETWFEARAYPSETGLSVYMRDVTGRKSQETTLAQHAAVVEAVHDAVVTLDRNREIVTVNNALEKTLGIDRSGLIGEHVETLTQNAGISDDHAVEIGRAITDIDVGSATKRQLEVPFTAADGTDHIGEVRFVPIEDDLATVAGVIRDVTDRHEYERVVTSLHEVTRWLLESDDPAEICAIAVHAGSDLLDLPLSGVWLLEEEHGYLDPVAGTAGAHDEFGGLPRFYPGEGLIWDTFESGVVERFDDLETVEDLYNPDSPIRSEIIAPIGTHGVLMTGSLEPHRFDETDVDLISTLVENTRAALDRADREQVLRDRSAELERQTERLESIAEILSSDLKQQLSTVANALDGDGDAADEWEFPLAEDSVEETLDRAEQLVDDVREFARNASTVGTRSRVQLESAIEEALEQSPLDADRVIVEQPATLRADADRFVHLLETAFEDAMARSDGDVTIQVGLVGVDETDRARGFFMLDDAAEIPPTARKQVLDPTVDADAPALTANTSIDGLGLALVRAIAEAHDWTLTIETGANGGTRLEIRNVMTLERRP, from the coding sequence GTGACGCTGCGATCCCTCCCGATCCTCGATCGGGTCACCGACGCCTTTTTCGCGCTCGATACGGATTTCCGGTTTACCTATCTCAACGCGCGCGCCGAAACCTTGTTGAAACGCTCCCGCGAGGACCTCATCGGTCGAGTCATGTGGGACGAGTTCCCCCAGACCGTCGAAACCCAGTTCCCCGACGGGTTCCACCGGGCGATGGACGAGCAGGTCCCGGTCTCCTTCGAGATCTACCACGCGCGGTTAGAAACGTGGTTCGAGGCCCGCGCGTACCCCTCCGAAACCGGTCTCTCGGTGTACATGCGCGACGTCACCGGGCGGAAGTCACAGGAGACCACGCTCGCCCAGCACGCCGCCGTCGTCGAGGCGGTCCACGACGCCGTCGTCACCCTCGATCGAAACCGGGAGATCGTTACCGTCAACAACGCGCTCGAAAAGACCCTCGGCATCGATCGGTCGGGTCTCATCGGCGAACACGTCGAAACGCTTACTCAGAACGCGGGGATCTCCGACGACCACGCCGTCGAGATCGGTCGAGCGATCACCGACATCGATGTCGGAAGCGCGACCAAGCGACAGCTCGAGGTGCCGTTTACCGCTGCCGACGGGACCGATCACATCGGCGAGGTCCGGTTCGTACCGATCGAAGACGACCTCGCGACCGTCGCCGGCGTCATCCGGGATGTCACCGACCGGCACGAGTACGAACGCGTCGTTACGTCGCTCCACGAGGTCACCCGATGGTTGCTCGAGTCCGACGACCCGGCGGAGATCTGTGCGATCGCCGTTCACGCCGGCAGCGACCTCCTCGATCTGCCACTCAGCGGCGTCTGGCTGTTAGAGGAAGAACACGGCTACCTCGATCCCGTTGCCGGGACCGCCGGCGCTCACGACGAGTTCGGCGGCCTGCCGCGGTTTTATCCCGGAGAGGGGCTCATCTGGGATACCTTCGAATCCGGCGTCGTCGAACGATTCGACGATCTGGAGACGGTCGAAGACCTCTATAATCCCGACTCGCCGATCCGCTCGGAGATCATCGCCCCGATCGGAACCCACGGCGTTCTCATGACCGGCTCGCTCGAGCCCCACCGCTTCGACGAGACCGATGTCGATCTCATTTCGACGCTCGTCGAGAACACCCGGGCGGCCCTCGACCGAGCCGATCGCGAGCAGGTGCTCCGGGACCGCTCCGCCGAACTCGAGCGCCAGACCGAGCGCCTCGAGTCGATCGCCGAGATCCTCTCGAGCGACCTGAAACAGCAGCTATCGACGGTCGCGAACGCGCTCGACGGTGACGGGGACGCGGCCGACGAGTGGGAATTCCCGCTCGCCGAGGATTCGGTCGAGGAAACGCTCGATCGGGCCGAGCAACTCGTCGACGACGTCCGCGAGTTCGCACGGAACGCGTCGACCGTCGGCACTCGGAGCCGGGTTCAGCTCGAGTCAGCGATCGAGGAGGCCCTCGAGCAGTCACCGCTCGATGCGGACCGCGTCATCGTCGAGCAGCCGGCGACGCTTCGAGCCGACGCCGATCGGTTCGTCCACCTCCTCGAAACGGCGTTCGAGGACGCGATGGCCCGCTCCGACGGCGACGTGACGATTCAGGTCGGACTCGTCGGCGTCGACGAAACCGATCGCGCTCGAGGCTTTTTCATGCTGGACGACGCCGCCGAGATTCCGCCGACGGCGCGAAAGCAGGTCCTCGACCCGACGGTCGATGCCGATGCTCCCGCGCTCACTGCCAACACGAGCATCGACGGCCTGGGCCTCGCACTCGTCAGGGCGATCGCCGAAGCCCACGACTGGACGCTGACGATCGAGACGGGCGCAAACGGCGGCACACGTCTCGAAATTCGCAACGTGATGACGCTCGAGAGACGGCCCTAG
- a CDS encoding ornithine cyclodeaminase family protein, with protein sequence MVRVLADEDIASVLDLETLLPVVAEAFDKQRSGAVERPERPHYPIGAGTDPDAPGEPTGTGLCMPAYIHGASYAATKLVAVCEDNPERGLPTVTAHITLTDAETGQPVGYLAGDRITNARTGCIGGLAARELATGGVSRVPRSTDRGSSLRAPLELAVIGAGAQARWQTRAIAAAVGVDRLESIRIYSPSDSRDECARDLESELGASVAAVSSPRAAVADASIVVTATTSTEPVFPGEALEAGALVIAVGAYTPAMRELDATTVERASRIVADVPDEAGETGDLCEHDDLEIRSLGDVLAGDDGRVSGDEIIVLESVGSAVLDAATAEFVFDRAVERSLGTTAPLYGND encoded by the coding sequence ATGGTTCGCGTGCTCGCCGACGAGGATATCGCGTCCGTGCTCGATCTCGAGACGTTGCTGCCGGTCGTCGCCGAGGCGTTCGACAAGCAGCGGTCGGGAGCGGTCGAACGACCGGAGCGACCTCACTACCCCATCGGAGCGGGAACCGATCCCGACGCGCCCGGGGAGCCGACGGGTACCGGACTCTGTATGCCGGCGTACATCCACGGCGCGAGCTACGCCGCGACGAAACTCGTGGCCGTCTGTGAGGACAATCCCGAGCGCGGGCTTCCGACCGTCACCGCACATATCACGCTCACCGACGCCGAGACCGGCCAGCCGGTCGGCTACCTCGCGGGCGATCGGATCACCAACGCCCGAACCGGCTGTATCGGCGGCCTCGCCGCCCGCGAACTCGCGACCGGCGGCGTCTCGCGGGTTCCCCGCTCGACTGACCGCGGATCGTCGCTCCGCGCGCCCCTCGAGCTCGCCGTCATCGGCGCGGGCGCACAGGCCCGGTGGCAGACCCGAGCGATCGCCGCTGCGGTCGGCGTCGACCGACTCGAGTCGATCCGCATCTACTCGCCCAGCGACTCCCGCGACGAGTGCGCCCGGGACCTCGAGTCGGAGCTCGGCGCGTCCGTGGCGGCGGTCTCGAGTCCGCGCGCGGCCGTCGCGGACGCGTCGATCGTCGTTACGGCGACGACGAGTACCGAGCCGGTGTTTCCGGGCGAGGCGCTCGAGGCGGGCGCGCTCGTGATCGCCGTCGGCGCGTACACGCCGGCAATGCGCGAACTGGACGCCACGACCGTCGAGCGCGCGTCTCGTATCGTCGCCGACGTCCCGGACGAAGCCGGCGAGACCGGCGACCTGTGCGAACACGACGACCTCGAGATCCGCTCGCTCGGGGACGTGCTGGCCGGCGACGACGGGCGGGTTTCGGGGGACGAGATCATCGTTCTCGAGAGCGTTGGGTCGGCGGTGCTGGACGCCGCGACCGCCGAGTTCGTCTTCGACCGGGCTGTAGAGCGCTCGCTCGGTACGACGGCTCCGCTGTATGGCAACGACTGA